In Tribolium castaneum strain GA2 chromosome 8, icTriCast1.1, whole genome shotgun sequence, the genomic window aattaaaaaaactgcaaagatctgatagtaaatttaaaaattttaaatgttacggaacgattacttggtatgaaacataaaaccatacaaaaataatgaaaactaaagaagttaacacaataattttggagctccagatttttttaaatatgactttgggaattttttcaacatttttcccgtaatctgcacttgcttctcaataacgtaccactgagttggtgcgccagtttttgagcaccctgtataaaaaataatctattaataaaaaaaatcattcagGACCGTAACATGATAATTGGGAAGAACGCCTTTTTCGTGACGCCTAGCGACAGCTTAGCTGTCATTGCCAATAACCTCGAGTGCATCCCCTATTTCCAAAAACGAGGCGTGCACGGATTTGCCCGATCGATGCCGACCGCGGCCGCCGTTGACCGAGTGGCTGCGAAATTGGGGAAGGAAATGTTCGAGGTTCCCACGGGTTGGAAGTATTTCGGGAATTTGATGGATGCGGGGCGCCTGTCTCTATGTGGGGAGGAAAGTTTCGGGTACGgtcctgttttttttttaaataaattttttgctatttacTTGTGTGTCAACAGGACCGGCTCTGACCATATAAGGGAGAAAGACGGGATTTGGGCCGTTCTGGCGTGGTTGTCCATCATTGCACATAAGAATATGAGTGTTGAAGATATTTTGACCGAACATTGGAAAATCTACGGTCGGAATTATTTCACGCGTTACGATTACGAGGAGTGCAATACTGACGATGCGAACAAAATGATGGaacatttggaaaaaacaatCGCCGATTCGGGTTTTGTTGGGAAGGTGTTTACGGCGGGTGGAAAGTCGTATAAAGTTAAAATTGCCGATAATTTTTCGTATATTGATCCGATCGATAAAAGTTGTGCCAAAAATCAGGGAATTAGGGTTTTGTTTGAAGACGGTTCCAGGGTGATTTATCGGTTGTCGGGGACTGGGAGTACAGGCGCCACGATTAGACTGTATATTGACAGTTATGAGAAGGATAACGTCACTTCCGATGCACAAGTAAGTAAAAATGTGttagaatttaaattttggcaCGTTTGGAGTGTTAAATTGTATTATTAAACACATGAAAAATGCGCATTTCCACTGGGATGAATTACGGCACTCGCCTTCGGCTCGTGGAGTACATTTCTCACAACTATACACTATTCATTAGTTCTGACTGCGGCTTTGCTGAATTTCACCTAaatcattttttgctcccttagaaattttttgtgctattttttgctccttcagaatttttttgtgccattttttgctcccccaaaaattttttgtgccattttttgctccctcaaaaattttttgtgccattttttgctccctcagaaattttttgtgccattttttgcacccccaaaaattttttgtgccattttttgctcccccaaaaattttttgtgccatttttttctaccccaaaaattttttgtgccattttttgctcccccaaaaattttttgtgccattttttgctcccccaaaaattttttgtgccattttttgctccttcaaaaattttttgtgcgattttttgctcccccgaaaattttttgtgccattttttgcacttttgtgccattttttgctcccccaaaatttttttgtgccattttttgctcccccgaaaattttttgtgccattttttgcacttttgtgccattttttgctcccccaaaaattttttgtgccattttttgctcccccgaaaattttttgtgccattttttgcactttttgtgccattttttgcttccccaaaaattttttgtgccattttttgctccttcataaattttttgtgccattttttgctcccccaaaaatttttaaaaattttcaaaatttttcaaaaagtccaaaaaattttgggggagcaaaaaatggcacaaaaaattttcggggtagcaaaaaatggcacaaaaagtgcaaaaaatgcaacaaaaaatttttaggggagcaaaaaatggcacaaaaagtgcaaaaaataaaattcgaaaattttttaaaattttcaaaatttttcaaaaagtgcaaaaaatttttgggggagcaaaaaatggcacaaaaagtgcaaaaaatagcacaaaaaattttcgggggagcaaaaaatggcacaaaaagtgcaaaaaataaaattcgaaaatttttaaaaattttcaaaattcttcaaaaagtgcaaaaaatttttgggggagcaaaaaatggcacaaaaagtgcaaaaaatagcacaaaaaattttcgggggagcaaaaaatgacacaaaaagtgcaaaaaattaaattcgaaaatttttaaaaattctcaaaatttttcaaaaagtgcaaaaaaattttgggggagcaaaaaatggcacaaaaagtgcaaaaaatagcacaaaaaattcaacaaaaaaatttacactacattgaagaaattttaaaaccttCTCCACCGTTGTTGGTAGTTTTACTCATATATACAATACCTATTTCAGGTCATGTTGAAACCTCTAATCGACGTCGGTTTGGAAATCTCCCAGTTGAAGAAGTTCACAGGTCGCGACCAACCCACCGTCATCACATAAAACCCTATGTGTGTGTCAAAATCTAGGATGTCATGGAGTAGTAACCGTTGTGGCATTTATTGTGATCATTCGTTgcgtaacaattttttttaaatgttttatttgtctaCCTATATTTCTATTTGTACAAATTCTTATCGGAAATAAATTAAGGTAAATCAAAACCTAACAAGTCTTCTAAATTATAcccaaacaatttaaaatcatACTCGTATTGCTTATACAAACGTTGAATATCACTCATTGACAGTTGCTGGAAATATCGTTTCAACTTATACGCCGTATTTGACGGTTTCGTGTACGGAAACGTCAAAGACGGCGCCCCGATCATATCGAGAAGAGCCCTAGAATCCTCCCCGAGTGTCTCGTAGCGCCCGATAAACGTATAGTTCAGAGAGCAAGGCTGACACAGGTCATAGATGGGGGCCCAATGTTCGTTAGCTGCAGCCCCCCCGTCCAAAATATACAACACGAACTCACGGAACGAAACATTGCGCCCCGTCTCCAGATCTGTCTTTGTGGCGTTTTTGCGGTACTTACGTATTATGTCTTTGCCATAACGCACCTGTTAAAATACACAGTTGCCAACACGACAATTAacaccaaaaaaatacagacccGAAAATACTGAGTATATgttgtttcaaatttgttgCGATAGGCCGATAGGAGGCGCTCAAACGGGTGCCGCACCATAATAAACGTCGTGTAAGTGTTGACACAGTTGGCAATACTGTCATTTCGAAGCTGAGACAACTTCAAGGTAGAATTCTCCGCATGTGCCACCGATCCAGGGATGTCCACCACGTTCGTGGCCGAGGTCACGCCTGTCAAAACCATCAAAATCCGCTTCCAGTTCGTGCACGCCACCTACCGACAAAATTACGacattgcaaaaaaaacagattgaacattaaattctcaacagaaattttattgttaactatacagggtgtttcacataaaTTTACGACGCCTGCGAACTccattacaaattttgaaaaattggatagTCTTCTCTAGTTTGTTCACCCCTTCGAAAAATTACAGCGTTTTGGTTAGTTAGTGATTGCGATAAATAGATTAGAATCATTAGAACACATGATAACTGTTTgtgaaaaacataaatttctaAATATCAATGAAACAACAGTAGTTTGACAACTACTGTCATGGGTGTCCAAAcactaaataattaaatgtgtatGTTTTGATCTAGTGTCTTgtgacttttgtatatttgggtgcGAACTTTAGGCGCAAGCCTCGTAAAGTTATGTGAGGcattctgtatttaaaaaaaattgattctaTAAAGCACAAGCAATTTACCCTCAATATCTGTTTTCCCTATTTCATGTTATTTATgatacaagacgataaaattttatttgatctTTGAGAGCGGTTGAGAAGAtaatggtgaattttatggtcgtgtacaaaaaaaaattcgatccTCCATTATTTCGATTGAATTACCAGAGTAACAGAACtaacagaaaaacaaaaatagtacataaaaacgataaaaatgaaataataagaaTATTCAACCATCTTCCTAAAATATGTCACTCATATTGTCTTAAGAAGCTTAAAAAAACGTCtcaagatttatttattaagcaatctttttttactctttaggtgaattttataataaaaccaTTGATAGGCTGTGATAAATCAACCTGTAttgtgttttaaatatttttttaagtatttttcaaatagtttatgTAGTGTTAGGTTTTATATCTTtagttttatattttagaTATAGtaggatttaattttttaaatgtattattttatatttttgttctgtttCTTTGtggagtatttttttttgaataatgttTTATTCTATTGTAAAAATCCTTGTGAATATTTCTCTAGAcaataaaatttcgttttgtCATGAAGTAACCAGTAgataaaataccattttaccgtTTACGATGGAATAAAATCACTTAACTACTTCCAAAATTTCTtactttgatttaaaaattcaattattcctgtcaatttaatataaaaatgacaaatttagATCGAAATCGACATATTTTTAGACGATTAAGTCACTTTATGTAaacgaaaaacattttttccgcgaaattttctcaaatacgcccaacaaaaatcacttaatttgtcacaaatttcgttattttaagctaaaaacttacttattttggaaaatttcgtCGAAAAATGACCAAATTAGTTCAAAATCGACGTTCGAAGAGAGACTTTgttcattttaaaaacttaattatgtcgaaaatttcttattttgagctaaaaattcACTGGTTTTAAACTCAATTAGATTGAAATCGACTTTCTTTTGGCTTTCTTTggaaaatttcgtcaaaaaaaacgatttttttttacttttcctaATTCCCCGAAAATCAAACTGGTATTTTAGGAAACGAAACCAAATAGCAGATgattatttaacattttttgcccccgtttctattttttgtgccattttttgccccctcagaaattttttgtgccattttttgctactgcttcaatttttttgtgccattttttgctcccccagaaattttttgtgccattttttgctccctcagaaattttttgtgccattttttgctcccccaaaaattttttgtgccattttttgctccctcagaaattttttgtgccattttttgctcccgctactattttttgtacaattttttgctaccgcttcaatttttttgtgccattttttgctcccccagaaattttttgtgccattttttgctccctcagaaattttttgtgccattttttgctcccccagaaattttttgtgccattttttgctcccccaaaaattttttgtgccattttttgctccctcagaaattttttgcgccattttttgctcccgctactattttttgtacaattttttgctaccgcttcaatttttttgtgccattttttgctcccccagaaattttttgtgccattttttgctcccccaaaaattttttgtgccattttttgctccctcagaaattttttgcgccattttttgctgCCGCTACTaatttttgtgccattttttgctaccgctattattttttgtgtcattttttgctccatcttggaattttttgcgccattttttgccctcaggagcaattttttgtgccattttttataaactaaatatttgtttgaactATTTATTTTGCCTAATTCCGCgaaaatcaaacttttatttcagGAAACGAAACCAAATAGCAGAtgatatcaaatttttttataagaaatattCTTGGGGAATCTAACAGTCTGTCAGTCATTTAATAATAGAATACATCAATTTTGTTAGTAAACAGGagataattataatttaaatttaaatttaaatctcaAAATTGAAGTGTTTTTATGCGGAAAACagaagaaatgaaaaaaaatataaaaaattgtaaaaaataaaaaaataaaagcatccaaaaatttaaaaacatttgattTACACAAGAAAACTACTTTCAATTTCTGTTCTacattatgtatttttataataaattaatttaaggtAAAACTACGGacatctaaaggttaggatatgaaacgacaAATAAACGTTCTCctcctcgatagttccgttaatgtcgccagagagcgcagttgttcgcAGCGTCTCGAAAAATACGAGAGGTagcgcaaatttttattttttagttattaataatacgagagcAAAAACACAAGCGAgattatgcaacgagcgtatgcgagttgcatatcAAAACACTCGAAAAATTTAAGCGTTTTCACATGAGTGTTACGGcaactttttaatgattttttattataataataatcaattcCATGACAACGAAAGGTAGGTCTACTGATCTcatattacattatttcaattttttgtaatattgatTTGAATATTTATGATTTCTAAGTGTaccaatagaaaaaataacgcAAAGTATTCATAGATAACACTTACTGTATTTCGGGCACTCCGGCTATACCGTCGTGCCTCAATATTCACTTATactttattaatatattaatatacaattttttctcatgttttgtataaaaatttaagagTGCAACGGacgctcgaagcgccctcattgtTACTCCACCGTACTATATCATTATGGGCGATTTTTTATCTCGTTTCGTTTCCTAACACACACTTCTCCCTATTCCCCCAAAAACCTACCTTTGGCACATAACAGTACAACAACCGGTGTTTGTGATCAACCAACACGTGATCCAATTGCAACCAATTGAGACTTTTCCTCACTCGTAGTCTATCACACCCCGCTGTCAATTGTTCCTGTCTTATCACTTGCTCCAACCATGGATATCTTGCATTTACGATCAAGACCAACAACTGTCCGAAAATGATTTGTTCCAACGCAACCATTCCAAGTTAACATGTCTCGACTTTACCGCGTAGTTTTTTCGCGAATCGAATTTCAGATTTATTGACAACGCCGTAATTGCTGACCAGTTCGCCGTCTTTCAGCATTGGTTTGCCCCAATGGAGGAGGTCGTAAGTGCGCCAAATGTAACGCCAGGATATTTTCGTTTTGCTGCGAAGACGCTGCTGGCGAAGGGTGAAGTTGCGTTGGATGGCACGTTTTAAGTCACGAACTGTTGTTCCAATCTGAGGAATCTGGAATCGAGAATGAATTTTGTTTGTAACTATGTGATAACGCGATATTGACTTAAATGCCACTTAAGAAATACGTAGAACACTATTGATTTATTGTACAATTTGCTCTTGCTGATAACTATCACTACTATTGTTGTTGACATGTTTTGTTTACATAAACTAgtttcgatttttattttattaaaatgcaaaaatccTTCGCATCCCCTTGTTTCAGTTACAAGAaacaattcaataaaaattaatttgccccaatttttgacattttaaaaatgcgTTCATTCGATATTTTCACTTTTCAGCCGAATAgttaaatacagggtgattcaaaagttcGGACTAACTTTGCCATGATGATAAAAGACGTTCAGATCAGATTTGTGTTTTAAGCaacattttctttaattttgggaatttttttatttttttttcttttctttctcATGTTATCAGATTTTATTCATTGTCGAATTTACTGATTTGGTAAATGTGTTATACaccataaaaaacaatatacaAATACTCTAGTTTTCGTTCCCgaaagctattttttgtgccattttttgtgtcattttttgtTCCCGCtactattttttgtgtcattttttgctcccgctactatattttttgccatttttttgctccctcagaaattttttgtaccatttttttgattcggctactattttttgtgtcattttttgttcccgctactatttttttgtgccattttttgctccctcagaaattttttgtgccattttttgcttccGCTACTATTTTTTGTACCATTTGTCGGATAAGaagttttaacttttaatgtCAGCCATCTGTAGCCTAGAGATGGTCCGCGTCTTTTTAATCACCCTGTACAAATCATGAATTTTTAACGCAAAGACTgtttaaaaaccgatttttggttgaatttttggcaaattcaaattttttacgtttacaAGTAAAATGAGCTCATTGGATAGTTATactttttattcagttttttataattaatctGGAAGAATATGCATAGCCAGCTTGATAGCGAAACATTTTcacctgtttttttttcatttgatttaatttatgaTGTAGAAAAATGcgtttattgattattttctctttttattcattattcttttatctttttattactattttattcatttttttaattattctattgttttttaaaatttttttagacaaattcaaatttttgacgTTTACGAGTAAAATGAGCTCATTGGATAGTTATactttttattcagttttttacaattaatcTGGAAGAATATGCATAGCCAGCTTGATAGCGAAACATTTTCACctgttttttttcatttgatttaatttatgatgtaaaaaaatgcgtttattgattattttctctttttattcattattcttttatcttttgattactattttattcattttttttaattattctattgttttttttaaattcttttagacaaattcaaatttttgacgTTTACGAGTAAAATGAGCTCATTGGatagttataatttttattcagttttttacaattaatcTGGAAGAATATGCATAGCCAGCTTGATTGCGAAACATTTTcacctgtttttttttccatttgatttaatttatgaTGTTGAAAAATGcgtttattgattattttctctttttattcattattcttttatctttttattactattttgttcattttttaaattattttattgtttctttaaattttttttagacaaattcaaattattgacgttTACGAGTAAAATGAGCTCATTGGATAGTTATactttttattcagtttttacAATTAATCTGGAAGAATATGCATAGCCAGCTTGATTGCGAAACATTTTCACctgttttttttccatttgatttaatttatgaTGTTGAAAAATGcgtttattgattattttctctttttattcattattcttttatctttttattactattttattcatttttttaattattttattgctttttttaatttcttttagacaaattcaaatttatgaGATCTGGAAGAATATGCATAGCGAGCTTAATTGCGTAACATTTTTACCAGTTTATTTACATTTGCTTTAATTTATGATGTTGAAAAATGCGTTTATTGAATATTTCCTCTTTTCATTCAAtattcttttagttttttattatttttttattcactttttcattgtttattaatgttttttttaatttttttttagacaaattcaaatttatgaCGAGAAAAAAGTGTATTCATTTCatacttttacattttcatttggtttctcaatatttttaaccaaataatcataaaaaaaacaaggcAAGCTTGATTGCGATACATATTTACTGATTTGATATAGCAACTTGATTTTTAGTAGCACGATTGATATTTGtgtcaattttttgacatttcaaGTGTAATGGGTTACTTTTACGTgtcaagttattttttaaatttattttaatttaatgaaaatatatcctacattttttgccaaatgacaaataaatgtttatttcttACACGAAAATAGCTAAAACATGGCAAACTTGattgtgaaaatttgtttcagtttttttgacaatgttttagttcaaaaattgtacaaaaacagaaatttcatcaattttcatggattttcaacaaattttgacgTTCAAAAATACGTTTATTAGACATTAATATACTTTTTAATTCATCCCTAACAAAGTTAACAAATTTGAATGTAAAACATTTTGACTTTTGACTCAATTTTTCACGATTTATCTCcaattttctgttcgtttttttttaattttactttcttattttctcaatAACTTTAGCCA contains:
- the LOC663404 gene encoding carbohydrate sulfotransferase 11 isoform X2 — translated: MVALEQIIFGQLLVLIVNARYPWLEQVIRQEQLTAGCDRLRVRKSLNWLQLDHVLVDHKHRLLYCYVPKVACTNWKRILMVLTGVTSATNVVDIPGSVAHAENSTLKLSQLRNDSIANCVNTYTTFIMVRHPFERLLSAYRNKFETTYTQYFRVRYGKDIIRKYRKNATKTDLETGRNVSFREFVLYILDGGAAANEHWAPIYDLCQPCSLNYTFIGRYETLGEDSRALLDMIGAPSLTFPYTKPSNTAYKLKRYFQQLSMSDIQRLYKQYEYDFKLFGYNLEDLLGFDLP
- the LOC663404 gene encoding carbohydrate sulfotransferase 11 isoform X1, with the translated sequence MDEEKQNLDLEQELDNLSHEDLCEITQSSLRRLIAADPLLQDLPGDVTTEEVVSQIAVAQGKSITVVVLRHFETPLSVVVACTNWKRILMVLTGVTSATNVVDIPGSVAHAENSTLKLSQLRNDSIANCVNTYTTFIMVRHPFERLLSAYRNKFETTYTQYFRVRYGKDIIRKYRKNATKTDLETGRNVSFREFVLYILDGGAAANEHWAPIYDLCQPCSLNYTFIGRYETLGEDSRALLDMIGAPSLTFPYTKPSNTAYKLKRYFQQLSMSDIQRLYKQYEYDFKLFGYNLEDLLGFDLP